The Desulfarculaceae bacterium genome window below encodes:
- a CDS encoding lysophospholipid acyltransferase family protein: MSMPVVDHAKRTGVGNPRTYRGEDFPKEPSLGERIKAWTWTWAKQKLQLKDLSSFLQLSWNTWIFGALPAWMSRMYLGSLAGLYFKVAGKESGAIKRALSHCLPAAKLGRVWPKVRAGIIDHYHEKLYLAFKSFPTIRAKCLRKVKITNQEVLDQAVAQGRGVLLITGHYGALEFMPGALAFRGYPLSVMVHCKTPRLKAILEERSSRAGTELMDPKSGEVFFTAVEHLKRGRVLITQCDEISMWKPYKDKTTKFLGLSVPLDRSMDLLARKSKAVVIMGLVHRRGRRYELELLDPSAHPAGHGQTQVSAQCLSVLSDYILKEPQQWYEWKKLNQFLPAQVDTVNAHNKPERLFDSLALQPGGVPQPG, translated from the coding sequence ATGAGCATGCCGGTCGTCGACCATGCGAAGCGCACGGGTGTCGGCAACCCAAGGACCTACCGTGGCGAAGATTTCCCCAAGGAACCATCCCTTGGGGAAAGGATCAAGGCCTGGACGTGGACCTGGGCCAAACAGAAGCTGCAACTGAAGGACCTGAGCTCCTTTTTGCAGCTCTCCTGGAACACCTGGATCTTCGGGGCCTTGCCGGCCTGGATGAGCCGGATGTATCTTGGAAGCTTGGCGGGGCTGTATTTCAAGGTGGCCGGCAAGGAGTCCGGAGCCATCAAGCGCGCCCTGAGCCATTGCCTGCCCGCCGCCAAGCTGGGCCGCGTCTGGCCCAAGGTCCGCGCCGGGATCATCGACCACTACCATGAGAAGCTCTACCTGGCCTTCAAGAGCTTCCCCACCATCCGGGCCAAGTGCCTGCGCAAAGTGAAGATCACCAACCAGGAGGTCCTGGACCAGGCCGTGGCCCAGGGGCGCGGCGTGCTCTTGATCACCGGCCACTACGGCGCCCTGGAGTTCATGCCCGGCGCCTTGGCCTTTAGGGGCTATCCCCTTTCGGTGATGGTCCACTGCAAGACCCCGCGTCTCAAGGCCATCCTGGAGGAGCGCTCGTCCCGGGCGGGCACCGAGCTGATGGACCCCAAGTCCGGCGAGGTGTTCTTCACCGCGGTGGAGCATCTCAAGCGGGGCCGGGTGCTCATCACCCAGTGCGACGAGATCAGCATGTGGAAGCCCTACAAGGACAAGACCACCAAGTTCCTGGGCCTCTCCGTGCCCCTGGACCGCTCCATGGACCTTCTGGCCCGCAAGTCCAAGGCCGTGGTGATCATGGGCCTGGTGCACCGCCGGGGCCGCCGCTACGAACTGGAGCTATTGGACCCCTCCGCCCATCCCGCCGGCCATGGCCAGACCCAGGTCTCGGCCCAGTGCCTGTCGGTGCTCAGCGATTATATTCTCAAAGAGCCCCAGCAGTGGTATGAGTGGAAAAAACTGAACCAGTTCCTGCCTGCTCAAGTGGACACGGTGAATGCACATAACAAGCCTGAGCGCCTATTTGATTCGTTGGCCCTTCAGCCTGGCGGTGTCCCACAGCCTGGCTAG
- a CDS encoding HD domain-containing protein, with the protein MERHNSCLNSRAIIDYVERHYGSPHLLLKGLEDELGEIEEPLAFLRDAHNWVSAGLLARMYANARELTGDPRVAFQIGFESVTHQRLGYIQQILLKAWASPRVAVKRLETINRKFNRTKEVELVAQESDHALVRLHWLPGIEVSDDFCLMNQGVYSAIPTIWGLPPARVEETKCQFEGDEYCEFDVRWRNPSLVQRARLLIHNQRSLLGESLAEIEHDKQLLEHKYSEVQALNRQLMRKIEQILAIQQASGAILSELDYGRLIPNVLSLFLRTIGYQRAMIMLVDESAQMLRFEEGVGMDPSDLAPMDGYSVPMDRSSNLLARVAQSGQPLISHDAARLNLNPKNLIIRKYQPQAIVILPLTAQGRVIGILAADRPEGDDPVTSMDRDYLGVFANQVALAIENARMYRDLKESFLSTVQSLAQALEAKDPYTRGHSERVTTYAARLATRVGLPEEEVEMLKRLGMLHDVGKIALDRQILNKEGKLSDEDLEMVRKHPIWGESIIRPLKLTKAEMAIVRHHHERYDGRGYPDGLAAEAIPLPARVISVADAFDAMTSDRPYRKAMGLRDALDELERGAGSQFDRKMVEAFVTMVREGRIDDVLPRHRKDNLRHLNLAKT; encoded by the coding sequence GTGGAACGCCACAACAGCTGCCTCAATAGCCGGGCCATCATCGACTATGTCGAGCGGCACTACGGCTCGCCTCATTTGCTCCTCAAGGGGCTGGAGGATGAGCTCGGCGAGATCGAGGAGCCCCTGGCCTTTTTGCGCGACGCCCACAACTGGGTGTCGGCCGGGCTTCTGGCCCGCATGTACGCCAACGCCCGCGAGCTCACCGGCGATCCCCGCGTGGCCTTCCAGATCGGCTTCGAATCGGTCACCCACCAGCGCCTGGGTTACATCCAGCAAATCCTTTTGAAAGCCTGGGCCTCGCCCCGCGTGGCGGTCAAGCGCCTGGAGACCATCAACCGCAAGTTCAACCGCACCAAGGAAGTGGAGCTGGTCGCCCAGGAATCGGACCACGCCCTGGTGCGCCTGCACTGGCTGCCCGGCATCGAGGTCAGCGACGACTTCTGCCTGATGAACCAGGGGGTCTACTCGGCCATCCCCACCATCTGGGGCCTGCCCCCGGCCCGGGTGGAGGAGACCAAGTGCCAGTTCGAGGGCGACGAATACTGCGAGTTCGACGTCCGCTGGCGCAACCCCTCCCTGGTGCAGCGGGCCCGCCTGCTCATCCACAACCAGCGCAGCCTCCTGGGCGAGAGCCTGGCCGAGATCGAGCACGACAAGCAGCTTCTGGAGCACAAGTACTCCGAGGTGCAGGCGCTCAACCGCCAGCTCATGCGCAAGATAGAGCAGATCCTGGCCATCCAGCAGGCCTCGGGAGCCATCCTCTCCGAGCTGGACTACGGCCGACTGATTCCCAACGTCCTCTCCCTGTTCCTCAGGACCATCGGCTACCAGCGGGCCATGATCATGCTGGTGGACGAGAGCGCGCAGATGCTGCGCTTCGAAGAGGGCGTGGGCATGGACCCCAGCGACCTGGCCCCCATGGACGGCTATTCGGTGCCCATGGACCGCTCCAGCAACCTCCTGGCCCGCGTGGCCCAGAGCGGCCAGCCCCTGATCAGCCACGACGCGGCCCGTTTGAACCTGAACCCCAAAAACCTCATCATCCGCAAGTATCAGCCCCAGGCCATCGTGATCCTGCCCCTGACCGCCCAGGGCCGGGTGATCGGCATCCTGGCCGCCGACCGCCCCGAGGGCGACGACCCGGTGACCAGCATGGACCGCGACTATCTGGGGGTGTTCGCCAACCAGGTGGCCCTGGCCATCGAAAACGCCCGCATGTACCGGGACCTCAAGGAATCCTTCCTGTCCACGGTGCAGTCCCTGGCCCAGGCCCTGGAAGCCAAGGACCCCTACACCCGCGGCCACTCCGAGCGCGTGACCACCTACGCGGCGCGCCTGGCCACCCGGGTGGGCCTGCCCGAGGAAGAGGTGGAGATGCTCAAGCGCCTGGGCATGCTCCACGACGTGGGCAAGATCGCCCTGGACCGCCAGATCCTGAACAAGGAAGGCAAGCTCTCCGACGAGGATCTGGAGATGGTGCGCAAGCATCCCATCTGGGGCGAGAGCATCATCCGGCCCCTCAAGCTGACCAAGGCCGAGATGGCCATCGTGCGCCACCACCACGAGCGCTACGACGGCCGGGGCTATCCCGACGGCCTGGCCGCCGAGGCCATCCCCCTGCCCGCCCGGGTGATCAGCGTGGCCGACGCCTTTGACGCCATGACTAGCGACCGCCCCTACCGCAAGGCCATGGGCCTCAGGGACGCCCTGGACGAGTTGGAGCGCGGCGCGGGCAGCCAGTTCGACCGCAAAATGGTGGAGGCCTTTGTCACCATGGTGCGCGAGGGCCGCATCGACGACGTGCTGCCCCGCCACCGCAAGGACAACCTGCGCCATCTCAACCTGGCCAAGACCTAA
- a CDS encoding EAL domain-containing protein encodes MTPSPEIISSWRDKLSAVLERLELDQARRRELSQVVESGLEVMEQLGRELEHCRHHSRLLEQVLESTSEGIAVTDAMGQVQMVNAAFCQICGHEAGQANGQSLAGLNQHPDAAGVYAAIFAALEDEGVWGGEVVHQRPDGHEFHQWLSVARMGGDQGRLVWAVRDISAIKNSEEKITYLAYHDALTGLPNRRLFNDRLEKAIASSARKDQRLALLFLDLDNFKHVNDGLGHAAGDELLRETSARLADTVRDEDTVARLGGDEFIVLLMGIREPEYAGVVAQRVLDAMARPFSLRGREFFLSASVGITLFPDDGREAETLMANADMAMYRAKGAGRNNFKLFTPELNDKVQRRMALEGALRSAIDNQEFLVHYQPKVELNQGSVVGVEALVRWQRPEQGLISPGEFIPLAEDTGQIVPIGRWVLEQACRQTKAWHDKGREGLAVSVNLSPRQFQQKDLVPMVAETLGRTGLDPRCLELEVTESMVMNSVDEAIVTLEELNRLGVQLSMDDFGKGYSNLYYLKRFPMNTLKIDRSFVQDVAVNSDDASIVDTIINMSRGLRLKVIAEGVENRDQLSFLRERRCDQIQGFLFSRPLPETELYDLLASGTRLH; translated from the coding sequence GTGACGCCTAGCCCGGAAATCATCAGCAGCTGGAGAGACAAACTGAGCGCCGTCCTGGAGCGGCTGGAGCTGGATCAGGCCCGCCGCCGCGAGCTGAGCCAGGTGGTGGAAAGCGGTTTGGAGGTGATGGAGCAGCTCGGGCGCGAGCTGGAGCATTGCCGCCACCACAGCCGCCTGCTGGAGCAGGTGCTGGAGAGCACCTCCGAAGGCATCGCGGTAACCGACGCCATGGGCCAGGTCCAGATGGTCAACGCGGCCTTCTGCCAGATCTGCGGGCACGAGGCCGGGCAGGCGAACGGCCAGTCCCTGGCCGGGCTGAACCAGCACCCCGACGCGGCCGGCGTCTATGCCGCGATCTTCGCGGCCCTGGAGGACGAGGGGGTGTGGGGCGGCGAGGTGGTGCACCAGCGCCCCGACGGCCACGAGTTTCACCAGTGGCTTTCCGTGGCCCGCATGGGCGGCGACCAAGGCCGCCTGGTGTGGGCGGTGCGCGACATCAGCGCCATCAAGAACTCCGAGGAGAAGATCACCTACCTGGCCTACCACGACGCGCTGACCGGGCTGCCCAACCGCCGCCTGTTCAACGACCGCCTGGAAAAGGCCATCGCCAGCTCGGCCCGCAAGGACCAGCGCCTGGCCCTGTTGTTTCTGGACCTGGACAATTTCAAGCACGTGAACGACGGCCTGGGCCACGCGGCGGGCGACGAGCTGTTGCGCGAGACCTCCGCCCGCCTGGCCGACACGGTGCGCGACGAGGACACCGTGGCCCGCCTGGGCGGCGACGAGTTTATCGTGCTCTTGATGGGCATCCGGGAGCCGGAGTACGCCGGGGTGGTGGCCCAGCGGGTGCTGGACGCCATGGCCAGGCCTTTTAGCCTGCGGGGCCGCGAGTTCTTCCTCTCGGCCAGCGTGGGCATCACCCTGTTCCCGGACGACGGCCGCGAGGCCGAGACCCTGATGGCCAACGCGGACATGGCCATGTACCGGGCCAAGGGAGCGGGCCGCAACAACTTCAAGCTGTTCACCCCGGAGCTAAACGACAAGGTGCAGCGGCGCATGGCCCTGGAGGGCGCGTTGCGCTCGGCCATCGACAACCAGGAGTTCCTGGTGCACTACCAGCCCAAGGTGGAGCTGAACCAGGGCAGCGTGGTGGGGGTGGAGGCCCTGGTGCGCTGGCAGCGCCCCGAGCAGGGGCTCATCAGCCCGGGCGAGTTCATTCCCCTGGCCGAGGACACCGGCCAGATCGTGCCCATCGGGCGCTGGGTGCTGGAGCAGGCCTGCCGCCAGACCAAGGCCTGGCACGACAAGGGACGGGAGGGCTTGGCGGTGTCGGTGAACCTCTCGCCGCGCCAGTTTCAGCAAAAGGACCTGGTGCCCATGGTGGCCGAGACCCTGGGGCGCACCGGCCTGGACCCGCGCTGCCTGGAGCTGGAGGTGACCGAGAGTATGGTCATGAACTCGGTGGACGAGGCCATCGTAACTCTGGAGGAGCTAAACCGCCTGGGGGTCCAGCTCTCCATGGACGACTTCGGCAAGGGCTACTCCAACCTCTACTATCTGAAGCGCTTCCCCATGAACACCCTGAAGATAGACCGCTCCTTTGTGCAGGACGTGGCGGTGAACAGCGACGACGCTTCCATCGTGGACACCATCATCAACATGAGCCGGGGCCTGCGGCTCAAGGTGATCGCCGAGGGGGTGGAGAACCGCGATCAGCTGAGCTTCCTGCGCGAGCGGCGCTGCGACCAGATCCAGGGCTTCCTGTTCAGCCGGCCCCTGCCCGAGACGGAGCTGTACGACCTGCTGGCCAGCGGTACGCGCCTGCACTAA